One stretch of Kogia breviceps isolate mKogBre1 chromosome 18, mKogBre1 haplotype 1, whole genome shotgun sequence DNA includes these proteins:
- the LOC131744791 gene encoding zinc finger protein 256-like isoform X2: protein MAAALRDPPQGGVTFPDVAVRFSWGEWRLLDEAQKCLYLSVMLDSYALISSLAPAPLRPESPMAAAAPRDPRQVGVTFEDIAVYFSWEEWRLLDEAQIRLYLDVMLESYALISSLGCCCGTEDAEATFEQIASLGVSQARTPKAALSSQKTHPCEMCGPVLRNVFHLAEDQETQHSQKLLRCGACVKLFYFSANFKQHQEQHMGEKTLRSSVDEALFVKSCRFHVSQKPFTCREFEKDFLTIVGHLQEQATCTVDKPNTVTQCGSTSQGRRSHHTWGECKKALSPKHTLVQDQGVHTGRPCFVCSECGKTFRYKSSFVVHRRVHAGERLHVCGESGKSFRQSSTVSQHQSIHTGARQYKCSKCGKSLPYKSVLISPHTWRNGENSYVCSECSKSFTSSSALTYHQRSHTGERPYECRDCGKSFISRPALRYHQRSHTGERPYECSECGKSFTTSSNLHYHQRVHTGERPYECSECGKSFNNRWVLIQHQRVHTGERPYECRECGKLFKYGSQLNQHQKAHTGEKPFKCTECGKSFNNRWTLIQHWRVHTGERPFECSECGKSFNRRNNLILHQRIHTGERPYVCNECGKSFTFSSSLRYHQRAHTGERPYECSECGKSFISRSDLHYHQRVHSGERPYECSECGKSFIQRNNLIIHQRIHTGERPYECSECGKSFTCSSTLHYHQRVHTGERPYVCNACGKSFITTSKLRCHQRGHSGERP from the exons CTCCGGCCCCGCTCCGCCCAGAGAGTCCGATGGCGGCAGCAGCGCCGAGGGACCCGCGTCAG GTTGGTGTGACCTTTGAAGATATTGCCGTGTACTTCTCCTGGGAGGAATGGAGGCTCCTTGATGAGGCTCAGATACGCCTGTACCTTGATGTGATGCTCGAGAGCTACGCACTTATATCCTCACTGG GTTGCTGCTGTGGCACAGAGGATGCAGAGGCAACTTTTGAACAGATCGCTTCTCTAGGAGTGTCACAGGCTAGGACTCCCAAGGCAGCTTTGTCTTCCCAGAAGACGCACCCCTGTGAGATGTGTGGTCCAGTCTTGAGAAATGTTTTCCACTTGGCTGAGGATCAggagacacaacacagccagaaaCTGTTGAGGTGTGGGGCATGCgtgaaactattttattttagtgcAAACTTTAAACAGCACCAGGAGCAGCACATGGGAGAGAAAACTCTCAGAAGCAGTGTGGATGAGGCCTTGTTTGTGAAGAGCTGCAGGTTCCATGTGTCACAGAAACCATTTACCTGTAGGGAGTTTGAAAAGGACTTCCTGACCATTGTGGGACATCTGCAGGAACAGGCCACTTGTACTGTTGACAAGCCAAACACAGTCACCCAGTGCGGGTCAACTTCACAAGGCAGGAGAAGTCATCACACCTGGGGAGAATGCAAGAAAGCCCTCAGCCCCAAACACACACTTGTTCAGGACCAGGGGGTCCACACTGGAAGACCTTGTTTtgtgtgcagtgaatgtgggaaaacaTTCAGGTACAAATCCTCATTTGTTGTACACCGGAGAGTCCACGCTGGAGAAAGGCTTCATGTGTGTGGTGAATCTGGAAAATCCTTCAGGCAAAGCTCAACCGTCAGTCAACATCAAAGCATTCATACTGGGGCAAGGCAGTACAAGTGCAGTAAATGTGGGAAGTCCTTACCCTACAAATCTGTCCTCATTTCTCCCCACACTTGGCGCAATGGAGAAAACAGTTACGTGTGCAGTGAATGTTCAAAATCTTTTACCTCTAGCTCAGCCCTCACTTATCATCAGAGATCTCAcacaggagaaaggccttatgagtgtcGTGACTGTGGGAAATCTTTTATCTCTAGGCCTGCCCTCAGATACCATCAGAGATCTCAcacaggagaaaggccttatgagtgcagtgaatgtgggaagtcTTTTACCACTAGCTCTAACCTTCATTATCATCAaagagttcacactggagaaaggccttatgagtgcagtgaatgtgggaaatcttttaaCAATAGGTGGGTTCTCATTCAACACCAGAGAgttcacacaggagaaaggccttatgaatGTCGTGAGTGTGGCAAGTTGTTTAAATATGGATCCCAATTGAATCAGCACCAGAAAGCTCACACTGGTGAAAAGCCTTTTAAGTGCActgaatgtgggaaatcttttaaTAATAGGTGGACACTCATTCAACACTGGAGAGTTCACACAGGAGAAAGACCTTtcgagtgcagtgaatgtgggaaatcctttAATCGGAGAAATAACCTCATTTTACACCAGAGAATTCATacaggagaaaggccttatgtgtgcaatgaatgtgggaaatcttttacCTTCAGCTCCAGCCTTCGTTACCATCAGAGAGCTCACACTGGAGAAAGaccttatgagtgcagtgaatgtgggaaatcttttatCTCTAGGTCTGACCTCCATTATCATCAGAGAGTTCATTCTGGAGAAAGACCTTATGAGTGTAGCGAATGTGGGAAATCCTTTATCCAAAGAAATAACCTCATAATACACCAGAGAAttcacacaggagaaaggccttatgagtgcagtgaatgtggtaaATCTTTTACCTGTAGTTCCACTCTCCATTATCATCAGAGggttcacactggagaaaggccttatgtgTGCAATGCATGCGGGAAATCTTTTATTACCACGTCCAAACTGCGTTGTCATCAGAGAGGTCACAGTGGAGAAAGGCCTTaa